The Bacillota bacterium genome contains the following window.
GTGCCCGGGAACAGGCCCGCCGGGCAGGCAAGAAGAGTGCCGTAGTGTTCATCGACGAATTGGAAGTTTTGGGGGGTAAGCGGGGCCGGTATTCCGCCCATCTGGAATATGACCAGACCCTTAATCAGTTGCTCGTGGAGATGGACGGTCTCTCCGTCGACGACGAGATACGCATCCTGCTGATAGGTGCGACCAACCGGCCTGACCTGCTGGATCCGGCCCTGCTGCGCCCGGGGCGTTTCGACCGGGTGGTGCGGGTGGATCTGCCCGACCGGGACGGTCGCCTGCAAATCCTGAAGGTGCACACGCGGGACAAGCCCCTGGCTCCCGACGTCAACCTGGAGGTTATCGCCCGGGAGACCATGGGATTTTCCGGTGCCCACCTGGAGAGCCTTGCCAATGAGGCTGCTATCCTGGCCATGCGCGAGGGATCCCAACAAGTCGAGCAGAGGCACCTGCGGGAAGCCATCGACAAGGTGATGATGGGGGAGAAAGTGGACCGCAAGCCCCGCCACAAGGAACTGTTCCGGGTGGCGGTGCACGAGGCCGGTCATGCCCTGGTGAGTGAATTGCTCACTCCCGGGTCGATATCTTCTCTCACCATCTCACCGCGGGGGAGTGCGCTCGGGTACGTGCGGCAGGCTCCCCAGGACGACTTTTACCTTTACTCGCGCAGCGAATTGGAGGAGCAGATCTGTGTGCTGGTGGCCGGGGCCGTGGCAGAGGAACTGGTCCTGGGCGAACCCAGTACCGGGGCGGCAAACGACTACGATGCGGCGTGCCAGGCGGCCCGGCGCATGGTGTATGCCGGTCTCTCCGTCCTGGGAGCAGTGGATCCCGACCTGGTGTCGGGCGACGCCGTGCAGCGGGCCATGTCCGATATCATGTCCCGCCAGAGGCAGCGGGCGCAGGAACTGCTCGGCCCCAGGACCGAGGCCATTCGCCGCCTGGCGGAACGGGTGCTCGATTCGGAAACTCTCTCCGGTGAGGAGATCCGCGCCATCCTCGGATTCGGGAGCGCCGGGCAGCCCGGGCCGGCGGTGCGGAAGGTTCGCTTGGTCCGGCCCGTGCCCCTTCGCGGAGCAGGAATCCGGCCCCCCGGACAGAATTCTCCAGCCGAGGTGAAGAGGCCGGCTTGATCGGGGAAATAGTGGCCGTGGGGACGGAAATCCTCCTGGGGGATATCGTAAACACCAACGCCCAGTTCCTGAGCCAGCGTCTGGCCG
Protein-coding sequences here:
- a CDS encoding AAA family ATPase, translated to AREQARRAGKKSAVVFIDELEVLGGKRGRYSAHLEYDQTLNQLLVEMDGLSVDDEIRILLIGATNRPDLLDPALLRPGRFDRVVRVDLPDRDGRLQILKVHTRDKPLAPDVNLEVIARETMGFSGAHLESLANEAAILAMREGSQQVEQRHLREAIDKVMMGEKVDRKPRHKELFRVAVHEAGHALVSELLTPGSISSLTISPRGSALGYVRQAPQDDFYLYSRSELEEQICVLVAGAVAEELVLGEPSTGAANDYDAACQAARRMVYAGLSVLGAVDPDLVSGDAVQRAMSDIMSRQRQRAQELLGPRTEAIRRLAERVLDSETLSGEEIRAILGFGSAGQPGPAVRKVRLVRPVPLRGAGIRPPGQNSPAEVKRPA